In Microbacterium lushaniae, the following are encoded in one genomic region:
- a CDS encoding ABC transporter ATP-binding protein, whose protein sequence is MTTAEPAIRVEGLTKTYRRKVAVADLSLRVAQGETVGILGANGAGKTTTVEMIAGLRAPDRGRVRVLGLDPRRDRAQVRQVLGVQLQEAYLHGALRVEELVKLYRSFYPRPRPADELIEMVGLGEHRRTPFEKLSGGQQQRLSIALALAGRPRVLILDELTTGLDPQGRRRIWSTIEQLKRDGVTILLVSHAMEEVERLCDRVALLDAGRLRALGTPQDLIDLAGTGSLDDAFVALTGKDLEDAA, encoded by the coding sequence ATGACGACAGCTGAACCGGCGATCCGCGTCGAGGGCCTGACGAAGACATATCGGCGCAAAGTGGCCGTCGCCGACCTGAGCCTGCGGGTGGCGCAGGGGGAGACCGTCGGGATCCTCGGCGCCAACGGGGCGGGAAAGACCACGACCGTCGAGATGATCGCGGGGCTTCGTGCACCGGATCGGGGGCGTGTCCGTGTGCTCGGGCTCGACCCCCGACGCGACCGCGCGCAGGTGCGGCAGGTGCTCGGGGTGCAGCTGCAGGAGGCGTACCTGCACGGAGCGCTGCGCGTGGAGGAGCTGGTGAAGCTGTACCGGAGCTTTTACCCCCGGCCGCGACCGGCCGACGAACTCATCGAGATGGTAGGCCTGGGCGAGCATCGCCGCACGCCGTTCGAGAAGCTCTCCGGCGGTCAGCAGCAGCGCCTCTCGATCGCGCTCGCCCTGGCCGGGCGCCCGCGCGTGCTGATCCTGGACGAGCTGACGACGGGACTTGATCCGCAGGGCAGGCGTCGAATCTGGAGCACGATCGAGCAGCTCAAGCGCGACGGCGTGACGATCCTGCTCGTGAGCCACGCCATGGAGGAGGTCGAGCGGCTGTGCGACCGCGTGGCACTGCTCGATGCCGGCCGACTGCGGGCGCTGGGGACACCGCAGGATCTCATCGACCTCGCGGGAACCGGATCGTTGGACGACGCCTTCGTCGCACTGACGGGCAAAGACCTGGAGGATGCCGCATGA
- a CDS encoding zinc-ribbon domain-containing protein has protein sequence MAERVELWWARRQFSKGADVPYPVGTYREAWAPFPVLIRQYHPDVNAGITLTQIPPAADVLLCWECDAGHRFAATPMEQRNRPGRERRRSAWCPECAALAQPPRLRTPDSPARAPRPKRQLCPKTPSVARGEAFVSACAPKPASAVEARLRSDLFERLSVTADRNALRTSRPFFDHLEVWPDILLPELRIAVEYDSTGRHGLEHVGKREQADIRKDRLLRATGWEVVRIRTGKLEKLGPHDLQLSTLGRPAVARLIDAFRDIRGALVVGAYLR, from the coding sequence ATGGCGGAGCGCGTGGAGCTGTGGTGGGCGCGCCGGCAGTTCTCCAAAGGTGCCGACGTACCGTACCCGGTCGGCACGTACCGGGAGGCGTGGGCACCCTTCCCGGTGCTCATCCGTCAGTACCATCCGGACGTGAATGCCGGCATCACCCTCACGCAGATCCCGCCGGCGGCCGACGTGCTGCTGTGCTGGGAGTGCGATGCGGGTCATCGTTTCGCCGCCACCCCGATGGAGCAGCGCAACCGCCCGGGGCGCGAACGCCGGCGTTCTGCGTGGTGTCCCGAATGCGCCGCCCTCGCCCAGCCTCCACGGCTGCGCACGCCCGACTCCCCCGCCCGCGCGCCGCGCCCCAAACGACAGCTGTGCCCGAAGACCCCATCCGTCGCCCGCGGTGAAGCGTTCGTGAGCGCGTGCGCCCCGAAGCCGGCCTCCGCCGTCGAAGCCCGCCTCCGCAGCGACCTGTTCGAGCGGCTCTCCGTCACCGCCGACCGCAACGCGCTGCGGACGAGCCGCCCGTTCTTCGATCACCTGGAGGTGTGGCCCGACATCCTGCTTCCCGAGCTGCGGATCGCCGTCGAGTACGACAGCACCGGCCGGCACGGCCTCGAGCACGTCGGCAAACGCGAGCAGGCCGACATCCGGAAGGACCGACTGCTGCGCGCGACCGGTTGGGAAGTGGTCCGCATCCGCACCGGGAAGCTGGAGAAGCTCGGTCCGCATGATCTGCAGCTGAGCACCCTCGGCCGGCCGGCGGTGGCGCGTCTGATCGACGCGTTCCGCGACATCCGCGGCGCCCTCGTGGTCGGCGCCTACCTACGCTGA
- a CDS encoding type II toxin-antitoxin system PemK/MazF family toxin, whose translation MPSRLVSALTRLLRPARRSAVPADSDPGRSGATATVQVTPPGRRGVVMTYAPDADGAPDAGEIVWTWVPYEERDGRGKDRPVLVIARQSRDRVYAVRLTSTPHPGSADHVALGPGEWDSRRRPSWVDLHQLYSVHDRGMRREASALDAVRFARVSDALQQRYGWRTGR comes from the coding sequence GTGCCGTCCCGCCTCGTCTCCGCCCTCACGCGCCTCCTGCGGCCCGCCCGGAGGAGCGCGGTGCCGGCGGATTCCGATCCCGGCCGCTCGGGCGCGACGGCCACGGTGCAGGTGACCCCGCCGGGTCGGCGCGGCGTCGTGATGACCTACGCGCCGGATGCGGACGGTGCACCGGATGCCGGCGAGATCGTGTGGACGTGGGTGCCGTATGAAGAGCGGGACGGCCGCGGGAAGGACCGGCCGGTGCTTGTCATCGCGCGGCAGAGCCGCGACCGCGTCTACGCCGTGCGGCTGACCAGCACGCCGCATCCGGGTTCGGCCGACCACGTGGCGCTGGGCCCGGGGGAGTGGGACAGCCGGCGCCGACCGTCGTGGGTCGACCTCCACCAGCTCTACAGCGTGCACGACCGGGGCATGCGCCGAGAGGCATCCGCCCTCGACGCCGTCCGCTTCGCACGGGTGTCCGACGCGCTGCAGCAGCGCTACGGATGGCGCACCGGCCGCTGA
- a CDS encoding response regulator, producing the protein MTRVVIVDDQALIRQGIGGLLAVAGIEVVGEAGDGSAAIGIILDACPDVVLLDMRMPQYDGVWTLQELQRRDIDVPVLVLTTFDDDVLVLDALRAGARGYLLKDVTLDQLTSAVQILADGGTLIAPALTDRMLRALRSGPSPAGSDAPPAQRLTDREREVLRLVASGYANREVAEALFLAEGTVKNHLSAILTKLGARDRTNAVLRALHEGLLS; encoded by the coding sequence ATGACGCGCGTGGTCATCGTCGACGACCAGGCGCTCATCCGGCAGGGCATCGGCGGGCTGCTCGCCGTCGCCGGCATCGAGGTGGTCGGTGAGGCGGGCGACGGAAGCGCCGCGATCGGGATCATCCTCGACGCCTGCCCCGACGTGGTCCTGCTGGACATGCGGATGCCGCAGTACGACGGCGTGTGGACCCTGCAGGAGCTGCAGCGGCGTGACATCGACGTGCCGGTGCTCGTTCTCACCACCTTCGACGACGACGTGCTCGTCCTCGACGCCCTGCGCGCGGGAGCACGGGGCTACCTGCTGAAGGACGTCACGCTCGACCAGCTCACCTCCGCCGTGCAGATCCTCGCCGACGGCGGCACGCTCATCGCCCCGGCGCTGACCGACCGCATGCTCCGTGCGCTCCGGTCGGGGCCGTCACCGGCCGGATCCGACGCCCCTCCCGCGCAGCGGCTGACCGATCGGGAACGCGAGGTGCTCCGGCTCGTCGCATCCGGCTACGCCAACCGGGAGGTCGCCGAGGCGTTGTTCCTGGCGGAAGGCACGGTGAAGAACCATCTGTCCGCGATCCTCACCAAGCTCGGCGCCCGCGACCGCACGAACGCGGTGCTCCGCGCGCTCCACGAGGGACTCCTGAGCTGA
- a CDS encoding sensor histidine kinase, whose amino-acid sequence MRRLGTEAGAGLAMLVVSVGVAAPTLFGAGDPAIPRGWWIALFALFLTALLTATMVRSPAIVGHGAYAVAVVSVWVAVLTARNTGLLLILLVVTAATSVYLFPLWVGLTVAVLNTAVVLAVTLPGSANPTEPALVTGFYLLIQVATVLSSATLIRERRMRRELAAAHVELQAASILLSESARTAERLRISRDLHDLLGHQLTLLTLELETARHVDAIAARAHLDRADRVARDLLRDVRATVGQLRTEAPDLETALRQITAAVPGLAVSLAVSPGVRIGEEQRVALIRAAQEIVTNTLRHAEATKLRIEVTSEDDVITLRAEDDGCGTADVVLGNGLSGLRERVVALGGEIAFDGRAGFAVVARVPAT is encoded by the coding sequence GTGCGGCGGCTCGGGACGGAAGCAGGGGCGGGCCTGGCCATGCTCGTCGTCTCAGTGGGCGTGGCCGCACCCACGCTGTTCGGGGCGGGCGACCCGGCGATCCCCCGCGGCTGGTGGATCGCGTTGTTCGCCCTCTTCCTGACAGCGCTGCTGACAGCAACGATGGTCCGCTCCCCCGCAATCGTGGGGCACGGCGCATACGCGGTGGCGGTCGTTAGCGTGTGGGTGGCGGTGCTCACCGCCCGCAACACCGGGCTTCTGCTGATCCTGCTCGTGGTCACGGCCGCGACGAGCGTGTACCTGTTCCCGCTGTGGGTGGGACTGACGGTGGCCGTCCTGAACACGGCCGTCGTGCTCGCCGTGACCCTCCCGGGCTCCGCCAACCCCACCGAGCCGGCCCTCGTCACCGGGTTCTACCTGCTGATCCAGGTCGCCACGGTGCTCAGCAGTGCCACCCTCATCCGGGAGCGGCGGATGCGGCGCGAGCTCGCTGCCGCCCACGTCGAACTGCAGGCGGCCAGCATCCTGCTCTCGGAGTCGGCGCGCACGGCCGAACGGCTGCGCATCTCGCGCGACCTCCACGATCTGCTCGGTCATCAGCTGACCCTGCTGACGCTGGAACTGGAGACCGCCCGTCACGTCGACGCGATCGCGGCGCGGGCGCACCTGGACCGCGCCGACCGCGTCGCGCGCGACCTGCTGCGCGACGTCCGCGCCACCGTGGGCCAGTTGCGCACCGAGGCTCCCGACCTGGAAACCGCCCTCCGACAGATCACCGCGGCGGTGCCAGGGCTCGCCGTCTCGCTGGCGGTGTCGCCAGGGGTGCGCATCGGCGAGGAGCAGCGCGTGGCGCTCATCCGGGCCGCGCAGGAGATCGTCACGAACACCCTCCGCCACGCCGAAGCGACCAAGCTGCGGATCGAGGTCACGTCGGAGGACGATGTCATCACCCTCCGTGCCGAAGACGACGGATGCGGCACCGCCGACGTGGTCCTGGGCAACGGGCTGTCGGGACTCCGCGAACGCGTGGTGGCCCTCGGTGGCGAGATCGCCTTCGACGGGCGGGCCGGCTTCGCCGTCGTGGCCAGGGTGCCGGCGACATGA
- the zapE gene encoding cell division protein ZapE, with the protein MTSTGTSTGTGIVHLVDRTPEVTGSEMVAALVPPPQFDEATFDSYRADAEYPSQQDAKERLLAFSGHGPAAARGGLFRRAKKVPETKPGVYLDGGFGVGKTHLLAAVYHALPARRKYFGSFIEYTALVGALGYQNTVELFRGSDLLCIDEFELDDPGDTMVMTRLLGELVSSGTRLAATSNTPPNALGEGRFAAQDFLREIHAMSASFDTIRIDGTDYRQRAIDGAAVVRTPAEYAADVEAAGTDGVASDDDFTALLAHLARVHPSRFIRLIDRVDLVGLRDVAPLVDQSAALRFVAFIDRAYDAQIPLRATGAPLNEVFGADMLAGGYRKKYLRAISRLVALTHA; encoded by the coding sequence ATGACCTCGACAGGCACCTCCACCGGGACGGGGATCGTCCATCTGGTCGATCGGACGCCGGAGGTGACCGGATCGGAGATGGTCGCGGCGCTCGTGCCGCCGCCCCAGTTCGACGAGGCCACGTTCGACTCGTACCGCGCGGATGCGGAGTATCCGTCTCAGCAGGACGCGAAAGAGCGCCTGCTGGCCTTCTCCGGCCACGGCCCGGCAGCCGCCCGCGGCGGACTGTTCCGCCGTGCCAAGAAGGTGCCGGAGACGAAGCCGGGTGTGTACCTGGACGGCGGCTTCGGCGTCGGCAAGACCCACCTCCTCGCGGCGGTCTACCACGCGCTGCCGGCTCGCCGGAAGTACTTCGGGTCGTTCATCGAGTACACGGCCCTCGTCGGCGCCCTGGGCTACCAGAACACCGTCGAACTCTTCCGCGGATCCGATCTGCTGTGCATCGACGAGTTCGAGCTCGACGACCCGGGCGACACGATGGTGATGACCCGGCTGCTGGGAGAGCTGGTGTCTTCGGGGACGCGACTGGCCGCCACCTCCAACACCCCGCCCAACGCCCTCGGCGAGGGCCGGTTCGCGGCGCAGGACTTCCTGCGCGAGATCCACGCGATGTCCGCCAGCTTCGACACGATCCGCATCGACGGCACCGACTACCGCCAGCGCGCGATCGACGGCGCCGCCGTGGTGCGCACGCCCGCCGAGTACGCCGCCGACGTGGAGGCTGCCGGCACCGACGGCGTCGCCTCGGACGATGACTTCACCGCGCTCCTCGCGCATCTCGCTCGCGTGCACCCCTCGCGGTTCATCCGGCTCATCGACCGGGTCGATCTCGTCGGTCTGCGCGACGTCGCTCCGCTGGTGGACCAGTCCGCTGCCCTCCGCTTCGTCGCCTTCATCGACCGCGCGTACGACGCGCAGATCCCGCTGCGGGCCACCGGCGCTCCGCTGAACGAGGTCTTCGGGGCCGACATGCTCGCCGGCGGCTACCGAAAGAAGTACCTGCGCGCGATCTCGAGGCTCGTCGCCCTCACGCACGCCTGA
- a CDS encoding alpha/beta fold hydrolase — protein MGYLTVGNENSAPIELYYEDQGAGQPVVLIHGYPLDGHSWERQTRELLAQGYRVITYDRRGFGQSSKVSTGYDYDTFAADLNTLLETLDLRDVVLVGFSMGTGELARYVGRYGHERVAKLAFLASLQPFLVQRDDNPEGVPQAVFDGIEAAAKEDRFAWFTDFFNDFYNLDENLGSRISAQAVTASQNVAAGSAPVAAYAVVSSWIEDFRDDLEVVRAAGKPTLILHGTKDDILPIDATARRFRQAVPAADYVEIEAAPHGLLWTHADEVNQALTGFLAK, from the coding sequence ATGGGATACCTCACCGTCGGAAACGAGAACAGCGCCCCGATCGAGTTGTACTACGAAGATCAGGGAGCCGGCCAGCCTGTCGTCCTGATCCACGGCTATCCGCTCGACGGGCATAGCTGGGAACGTCAGACCCGCGAACTGCTCGCCCAGGGCTACCGTGTCATCACGTACGATCGCCGCGGATTCGGCCAGTCATCCAAGGTGAGCACCGGCTACGACTACGACACCTTCGCGGCCGACCTCAACACTCTGCTCGAAACGCTCGACCTGCGCGATGTCGTGCTGGTCGGATTCTCGATGGGCACCGGAGAACTCGCCCGCTACGTCGGCCGCTACGGACACGAGCGCGTCGCCAAGCTCGCCTTCCTCGCCTCGCTCCAGCCCTTCCTCGTGCAGCGAGATGACAACCCCGAGGGCGTGCCTCAGGCGGTCTTCGACGGCATCGAAGCCGCGGCCAAGGAAGACCGCTTCGCCTGGTTCACCGACTTCTTCAACGACTTCTACAACCTCGATGAGAACCTCGGATCCCGCATCAGCGCGCAGGCCGTGACCGCGAGCCAGAACGTCGCGGCCGGGAGCGCACCCGTCGCCGCCTACGCGGTCGTGTCGTCGTGGATCGAGGACTTCCGTGACGATCTCGAGGTCGTGCGCGCGGCGGGCAAGCCCACGCTCATCCTGCACGGCACGAAGGACGACATCCTCCCGATCGACGCGACGGCCCGCCGCTTCCGCCAGGCGGTGCCGGCAGCCGACTACGTGGAGATCGAGGCCGCTCCCCACGGGCTGCTGTGGACGCATGCCGACGAAGTGAACCAGGCCCTGACCGGCTTCCTGGCCAAGTAG
- a CDS encoding CPBP family intramembrane glutamic endopeptidase: MDASHNVTAPRRATPTAPGWPEMLAGGAAYGLMIVLVVWLLPGVADPAVAGVVGLLASGVMGLVALAVAVLIRIRGLSAFGFRRARPRHLAIGAVLGVAAYVLGVVAAVIYTAVTSDAENIQTSYQAAASGGWWSLVLGLIAGAILTPVGEESFFRGVVANALLARYGAWVGILGSAAVFAIAHGINTVLPVAFVVGVLTALLYRASGSIWPSVVLHGTNNAVAFVLPVIVGLATS; this comes from the coding sequence ATGGATGCATCGCACAACGTCACCGCGCCCAGACGCGCCACGCCGACCGCGCCGGGTTGGCCGGAGATGCTGGCAGGCGGAGCGGCATACGGCCTGATGATCGTTCTGGTCGTGTGGCTGCTCCCCGGGGTGGCGGACCCTGCCGTCGCCGGGGTCGTGGGACTGCTCGCATCGGGGGTGATGGGGCTCGTGGCTCTCGCGGTCGCGGTGCTGATCCGCATCCGCGGTCTTTCGGCGTTCGGCTTCCGCCGGGCCAGGCCACGCCATCTGGCGATCGGTGCGGTGCTGGGTGTGGCTGCGTACGTGCTGGGGGTCGTCGCCGCCGTCATCTACACCGCCGTCACCTCCGACGCGGAGAACATTCAGACGAGCTACCAGGCTGCCGCATCGGGAGGGTGGTGGTCACTGGTTCTCGGCCTGATCGCCGGGGCGATCCTGACCCCTGTCGGGGAAGAGAGCTTCTTCCGTGGTGTGGTGGCCAACGCTCTCCTCGCGCGATACGGCGCGTGGGTGGGGATCCTCGGGAGCGCGGCCGTCTTCGCGATCGCCCACGGCATCAACACCGTTCTGCCGGTCGCGTTCGTCGTCGGGGTTCTCACGGCGCTGCTGTACCGCGCGTCCGGCTCGATCTGGCCGAGCGTCGTCCTCCACGGCACGAACAACGCGGTCGCTTTCGTGCTCCCGGTGATCGTGGGGCTCGCCACCTCGTGA
- a CDS encoding glutaminase, translating into MRSLVPDYLADVLADVASDTSGELAGYIPELASADPDRLAAAFATVDGEVYGAGDIDAAFTIQSVSKPFAYALALSDRGFPAVLDKVGVEPSGEAFNEISLETGTGRPRNPMINAGAITVHSLAGADDPEPGARVERIVSGLSAFAGRPLRIDEAMCASEMDNAHRNLAIAHMLRSHGILTEDPRAVVDGYIRQCSVLVTPRDLAVMAGTLANGGVNPVTAERVVDAAVVRQVLSVMATCGMYDAAGDWATQVGIPAKSGVSGGLIGALPGQLGIATFSPRLDEHGNSARGVSLFERFTTDMGLHVMDVPPAAQAVVRSNHIRGHGSAAVRILQVQGGIRFAGAERIVREFVADPPLQRTVVLDLARVSSIDDVARRMLLELARRLTADGHDVSFVDPESLVTRSRGSGG; encoded by the coding sequence ATGCGCTCGCTCGTCCCCGACTATCTCGCCGACGTGCTCGCCGACGTCGCATCGGACACCTCCGGTGAGCTGGCGGGCTACATCCCCGAACTGGCCAGCGCGGATCCTGACCGACTCGCCGCAGCCTTCGCCACCGTCGACGGCGAGGTCTACGGCGCGGGAGACATCGACGCGGCGTTCACGATCCAATCCGTTTCCAAGCCCTTCGCCTACGCGCTCGCACTCTCAGACCGCGGCTTCCCCGCTGTCCTGGACAAGGTCGGAGTGGAGCCCTCCGGGGAGGCCTTCAACGAGATCTCCCTCGAGACCGGCACGGGGCGCCCCCGCAACCCCATGATCAACGCCGGTGCGATCACCGTGCACTCACTCGCTGGGGCGGACGATCCCGAGCCCGGTGCCCGCGTCGAACGGATCGTTTCCGGACTGTCGGCGTTCGCCGGCCGGCCGCTCCGGATCGACGAGGCGATGTGTGCCTCCGAGATGGACAATGCGCACCGAAACCTCGCGATCGCGCACATGCTGCGCAGTCACGGCATCCTCACCGAGGATCCCCGGGCAGTCGTCGATGGCTACATCCGCCAATGCTCGGTGCTCGTCACCCCGCGCGACCTGGCCGTCATGGCCGGGACTCTCGCCAATGGCGGAGTGAACCCCGTCACCGCCGAACGGGTGGTGGACGCGGCAGTGGTGCGTCAGGTCCTCAGCGTCATGGCCACGTGCGGGATGTATGACGCGGCGGGGGATTGGGCGACCCAGGTCGGCATACCCGCCAAGAGCGGCGTGTCCGGCGGGTTGATCGGTGCGTTACCCGGTCAACTCGGCATCGCGACCTTCTCACCGCGACTGGACGAACACGGCAACAGCGCCCGCGGCGTGTCCCTGTTCGAACGGTTCACCACCGATATGGGTCTGCACGTGATGGATGTCCCGCCCGCCGCTCAGGCCGTCGTCCGCTCCAACCACATCCGCGGTCACGGGTCGGCCGCGGTGCGCATCCTGCAGGTGCAGGGCGGGATCCGCTTCGCGGGAGCCGAGCGCATCGTGCGGGAGTTCGTCGCCGACCCGCCTCTGCAGCGCACGGTGGTCCTGGATCTCGCGCGCGTCTCCTCGATCGACGATGTGGCACGGCGCATGCTCCTCGAACTCGCACGCCGCCTCACCGCGGACGGCCACGACGTCTCCTTCGTCGATCCGGAGTCGCTCGTCACCCGCAGCAGAGGGTCGGGCGGATGA
- a CDS encoding carboxymuconolactone decarboxylase family protein, producing the protein MAFSSVIREGAVQQGVSAQESELIKVRASQLNGCSFCLDLHSREARQAGMPQQKLDVLPAWRESGIFSERERAVLAIAEATTQLPLSEGSGDELSGALAVLGESTFVAAEWVAIAINAFNRISVLSGHPVRPRDSDGKLVR; encoded by the coding sequence GTGGCGTTCTCGTCGGTGATCCGCGAGGGTGCGGTGCAGCAGGGCGTCTCGGCGCAGGAGTCGGAACTGATCAAGGTGCGTGCCTCGCAGCTGAACGGGTGCTCTTTCTGCCTCGACCTGCATTCGCGCGAGGCGAGACAGGCCGGCATGCCGCAGCAGAAGCTGGACGTGTTGCCGGCCTGGCGCGAGAGCGGCATCTTCAGCGAGCGAGAGCGTGCCGTGCTCGCCATAGCCGAGGCGACCACGCAGCTGCCGTTGTCCGAGGGGTCGGGCGACGAACTGTCTGGCGCCCTCGCTGTTCTCGGCGAGTCGACGTTCGTGGCGGCCGAATGGGTGGCGATCGCGATCAATGCGTTCAACCGCATCTCCGTCCTCAGCGGGCATCCGGTCCGCCCCCGGGACTCCGACGGGAAACTCGTCCGGTGA
- a CDS encoding ammonium transporter: MDSGNLAWAVAATALVLFMTPGVAFFYGGLVKAKSVVSMMMMSFGALGLVSVLWILYGFNMSAVESTWSFAGNPFSDFGLASLDDNGLVGAAYGATFAIITVALISGAIADRAKFGSWMIFAGIWATVVYFPVAAWVWGGGWIFNLGEVFGFDAAVIDYAGGTAVHINAGAAALALALVLGKRVGFQKGAHKPHNVPLVMLGAAILWFGWFGFNAGAEGTFGLLGTEDSSVGLIIINTIGATAAAVIGWMIIEKVKDGKATSVGAASGAVAGLVAITPACAALAPGWALLLGVVTGAVCALAVELKWKWGFDDSLDVVGIHLVGGLIGTIYLGFFATGTGLFLGGGWEQLVLQVIAAAGVLVYSFVVAFIIGFAIEKTLGFRVKNEDEIAGVDTSVHGEEGYAIVND; this comes from the coding sequence ATGGACAGCGGAAATCTTGCCTGGGCCGTCGCCGCAACGGCGCTCGTGCTCTTCATGACGCCCGGGGTGGCGTTCTTCTACGGCGGGTTGGTCAAGGCCAAGAGCGTCGTCAGCATGATGATGATGAGCTTCGGTGCGCTCGGACTCGTCAGCGTGCTGTGGATCCTCTACGGCTTCAACATGAGCGCGGTGGAGAGCACGTGGTCGTTCGCCGGCAACCCGTTCTCCGACTTCGGTCTCGCCTCCCTCGATGACAACGGACTGGTCGGCGCCGCCTACGGCGCGACGTTCGCGATCATCACCGTCGCCCTGATCTCCGGCGCCATCGCCGACCGCGCGAAGTTCGGGTCGTGGATGATCTTCGCCGGCATCTGGGCCACCGTGGTGTACTTCCCCGTCGCCGCGTGGGTGTGGGGCGGAGGCTGGATCTTCAACCTCGGCGAGGTCTTCGGCTTCGACGCCGCCGTCATCGACTACGCCGGTGGCACCGCAGTGCACATCAACGCCGGCGCCGCCGCCCTCGCGCTCGCACTCGTGCTCGGTAAGCGCGTGGGCTTCCAGAAGGGCGCCCACAAGCCGCACAACGTTCCGCTGGTCATGCTGGGCGCGGCCATCCTGTGGTTCGGCTGGTTCGGGTTCAACGCCGGCGCGGAGGGCACCTTCGGCCTGCTCGGCACCGAGGACTCCTCGGTGGGCCTCATCATCATCAACACGATCGGTGCGACGGCCGCGGCCGTCATCGGCTGGATGATCATCGAGAAGGTCAAGGACGGCAAGGCCACCTCGGTGGGGGCCGCCTCCGGTGCCGTCGCCGGCCTCGTCGCCATCACCCCGGCGTGCGCCGCCCTCGCCCCCGGCTGGGCGCTGCTGCTGGGCGTCGTCACCGGCGCGGTGTGCGCCCTCGCGGTGGAGCTGAAGTGGAAGTGGGGCTTCGACGACTCCCTCGACGTCGTCGGCATCCACCTCGTCGGAGGACTCATCGGAACCATCTACCTCGGCTTCTTCGCCACCGGCACCGGACTGTTCCTCGGCGGCGGCTGGGAGCAGCTCGTGCTCCAGGTGATCGCCGCAGCCGGCGTGCTGGTGTATTCCTTCGTCGTCGCCTTCATCATCGGCTTCGCGATCGAGAAGACGCTCGGCTTCCGCGTCAAGAACGAAGACGAGATCGCCGGTGTGGACACCTCCGTTCACGGCGAAGAGGGATACGCCATCGTCAACGACTGA
- a CDS encoding ABC transporter permease, whose amino-acid sequence MSAVISAHRPGLRSMLILIACEGKMVARDTAGLIVPLGVPLIILLTSAGAAGSQELGNGFTALDLFVLPLVLVMVIATIGIVNMPSFLAYYRRSGILRRLAVTPASPAMVLIAQAVVSILQTLMGTALALGVAFLAFGAHPPRHLGVTVAVIGLTMAAMYSVGMVVAAVAPTPNSAVAIGLAAFLGLAALGGMFGGRQALPEPLAELGGWLPFGAAVDAISAAWAGSAVDAASLVSLGVTVVVGAGVAAALFRWE is encoded by the coding sequence ATGAGCGCCGTGATCTCCGCACACCGGCCGGGGCTCCGGTCGATGCTGATCCTCATCGCGTGCGAGGGGAAGATGGTCGCCCGCGATACCGCGGGACTGATCGTGCCCTTGGGGGTGCCGCTGATCATCCTCCTCACCAGCGCGGGAGCTGCGGGCAGCCAGGAACTGGGCAACGGCTTCACGGCCCTCGATCTCTTCGTGCTGCCCCTCGTGCTCGTGATGGTGATCGCGACCATCGGCATCGTGAACATGCCGAGCTTCCTCGCCTACTACCGGCGCTCCGGGATCCTGCGCCGGCTCGCGGTGACGCCGGCCTCCCCGGCCATGGTGCTCATCGCGCAGGCCGTCGTCAGCATCCTGCAGACCCTCATGGGCACCGCTCTGGCCCTGGGAGTCGCCTTCCTCGCCTTCGGTGCCCACCCGCCGCGCCACCTCGGCGTCACCGTCGCCGTCATCGGGCTGACCATGGCCGCGATGTACAGCGTGGGCATGGTTGTCGCCGCTGTGGCGCCCACGCCCAACTCCGCCGTGGCCATCGGCCTGGCGGCCTTTCTCGGGCTCGCCGCCCTCGGCGGCATGTTCGGCGGTCGCCAGGCGCTTCCCGAACCGCTCGCCGAACTGGGCGGGTGGCTGCCCTTCGGAGCGGCGGTGGATGCGATCTCGGCGGCGTGGGCGGGCAGCGCCGTGGATGCCGCGTCGCTGGTGAGCCTCGGCGTGACCGTCGTCGTGGGGGCCGGTGTCGCCGCCGCACTCTTCCGCTGGGAGTGA